From Thermotoga sp. Mc24, the proteins below share one genomic window:
- a CDS encoding transcriptional regulator produces MKLNFNPVTKEEIHQLEIALLVGTLFRKEVLEEIRNSAERLTWVDSLAVAAGALARAKAGMTASEIAEELGRTEATIREHVKGETKAGKLVNETYELLKEGKLSVEGLIGEGIKVVTTTTGSDEKLQEVKKELEEIKQKLESVIQKL; encoded by the coding sequence ATGAAACTCAACTTCAATCCCGTGACCAAAGAGGAGATTCACCAGCTCGAGATCGCTTTGCTCGTTGGTACACTTTTCAGAAAGGAAGTGCTCGAGGAGATCAGAAATTCTGCTGAGAGGCTCACCTGGGTTGACAGCCTGGCGGTGGCCGCCGGTGCCCTCGCAAGGGCAAAGGCAGGAATGACAGCTTCCGAAATAGCAGAGGAACTCGGAAGGACAGAAGCAACAATCAGAGAACACGTCAAGGGAGAAACCAAAGCCGGAAAGCTGGTGAACGAAACTTATGAACTTCTGAAGGAAGGAAAGTTGAGTGTGGAAGGATTGATAGGTGAGGGTATCAAGGTAGTCACTACTACTACTGGTAGTGACGAAAAGCTCCAGGAAGTCAAGAAAGAGCTCGAAGAAATCAAACAGAAACTTGAAAGTGTGATTCAGAAACTGTGA
- a CDS encoding phosphate propanoyltransferase — protein MTKKEPGIIVGVSNRHVHLSKEDLEILFGKGYELTPIKDLRQPGQYAAKETVTIVGPKGAIENVRVLGPVRRETQVEISRTDAFKLGLRPPVRDSGDLEGTPGIVIIGPNGILVKEKGVIIAKRHIHMHPKDAEHYGVKDKDLVKVIVESGDRKLIFDDVLIRVREDFALEFHVDTDEANAAMLNTGDFVYIVEF, from the coding sequence GTGACAAAGAAAGAACCTGGAATAATCGTTGGTGTAAGCAACAGGCATGTCCATCTCTCAAAAGAGGACCTGGAGATTCTCTTCGGCAAAGGCTACGAACTCACCCCCATAAAAGATCTCAGACAGCCCGGTCAGTACGCAGCGAAAGAGACAGTGACCATAGTAGGACCGAAAGGCGCGATAGAGAACGTTCGCGTACTGGGACCTGTCAGAAGAGAAACACAGGTCGAGATCTCCAGAACGGATGCCTTCAAACTCGGACTCAGACCCCCTGTTAGAGACTCGGGAGATCTCGAGGGAACACCGGGAATAGTCATCATAGGTCCAAACGGCATTCTGGTTAAAGAGAAGGGAGTCATCATAGCAAAAAGACACATACACATGCACCCAAAGGATGCCGAACACTATGGAGTTAAAGACAAAGATCTTGTGAAGGTGATCGTTGAAAGCGGAGACAGAAAACTGATCTTCGATGATGTTCTCATAAGAGTGAGGGAAGACTTCGCACTGGAATTCCACGTGGACACAGATGAAGCGAACGCAGCGATGCTCAACACCGGGGACTTCGTTTATATCGTGGAGTTCTAA
- the dnaK gene encoding molecular chaperone DnaK, whose product MAEKKEFVVGIDLGTTNSVIAWMKPDGTVEVIPNAEGSRVTPSVVAFTKSGEILVGEPAKRQMILNPERTIKSIKRKMGTDYKVRIDDKEYTPQEISAFILKKLKNDAEAYLGGEIKKAVITCPAYFNDAQRQATKEAGIIAGLEVLRIINEPTAAALAYGLDKAGKEEKVLVYDLGGGTFDVSILEIGEGVIEVIATAGNNHLGGDDFDQRLIDWMAEEFKKQHGIDLREDRQALQRLRDAAEKAKIELSTKMETDVSLPFIAVSPSGQPLHLEMRITRSLFESLTRDLVEMTRGPIEQALNDAKLSPQDIDEIILVGGMTRVPMVQRFIKEFFGKEPNKSVNPDEAVAIGAAIQAAILAGTEGAKGRDIVLVDVTPLTLGIEVKGGLFEPIIPRNTKIPVRKSKIFTTVEDGQTEVEIRVYQGERPIARENIFLGSFKLVGIPPAPRGVPQIEVTFDIDSDGIVHVSAKDLGSGKEQSMVVTGRHKLSEDEIKRMIEDAKRYEEQDKRLKEEIELKNRADDLAYSVEKTLKEHGDKIPADLKSRLEDMIRELRDAINRNDIPKVKMLFDDLQKESMKIGEYLYKSATGGETSNQ is encoded by the coding sequence ATGGCAGAAAAGAAAGAATTCGTTGTGGGAATAGACCTTGGAACGACAAATTCTGTTATAGCTTGGATGAAACCGGACGGTACAGTTGAAGTGATACCGAACGCTGAAGGAAGCAGGGTCACACCATCCGTGGTTGCGTTCACAAAGAGTGGAGAGATACTCGTAGGAGAACCCGCCAAGAGACAGATGATACTCAATCCTGAACGAACGATAAAATCCATAAAGAGAAAAATGGGAACTGATTACAAAGTGAGAATAGACGATAAAGAATACACTCCTCAGGAGATCAGCGCGTTCATTCTCAAGAAGCTGAAGAACGACGCGGAAGCGTACCTCGGTGGTGAAATAAAGAAAGCCGTCATCACCTGTCCCGCTTACTTCAACGATGCCCAAAGACAGGCAACGAAAGAGGCTGGAATCATAGCAGGTCTTGAGGTCTTGAGGATCATCAACGAACCAACCGCAGCGGCCCTCGCTTACGGACTCGATAAAGCTGGAAAAGAAGAGAAAGTGCTGGTTTACGACCTCGGTGGTGGAACGTTCGATGTCTCCATACTCGAGATAGGAGAAGGTGTGATCGAGGTCATCGCGACAGCTGGTAACAACCACCTCGGTGGAGACGACTTCGATCAGAGACTCATCGACTGGATGGCAGAGGAATTCAAAAAACAGCACGGAATAGATCTCAGAGAAGACAGACAGGCGCTTCAGAGATTGAGAGACGCTGCCGAAAAGGCCAAGATAGAGCTTTCAACGAAGATGGAAACCGATGTGAGTTTGCCGTTCATCGCTGTTTCTCCGAGCGGACAGCCTCTGCACCTTGAAATGAGAATCACCAGAAGTCTCTTCGAATCGCTCACAAGAGATCTCGTTGAAATGACAAGAGGCCCAATCGAACAGGCACTGAACGATGCAAAGCTCTCACCACAGGATATCGACGAAATCATACTCGTCGGCGGTATGACCAGAGTTCCAATGGTGCAGAGGTTCATAAAGGAGTTCTTCGGAAAAGAACCCAACAAGAGCGTCAACCCGGACGAAGCAGTTGCTATCGGAGCGGCGATCCAGGCGGCGATACTTGCGGGCACCGAAGGAGCAAAGGGAAGAGATATCGTTCTCGTCGATGTAACACCACTAACACTCGGAATAGAAGTCAAAGGCGGACTCTTCGAACCGATAATCCCAAGAAATACCAAGATACCCGTGAGGAAGAGCAAGATCTTCACAACGGTTGAAGACGGTCAGACCGAAGTAGAAATCAGAGTCTATCAGGGTGAAAGGCCGATTGCGAGGGAAAACATCTTCCTTGGAAGCTTCAAACTCGTTGGAATTCCACCGGCACCGAGGGGTGTTCCTCAGATAGAGGTCACGTTCGACATAGACAGCGACGGAATAGTCCACGTTTCCGCAAAAGATCTCGGTTCTGGAAAAGAACAGTCCATGGTAGTCACAGGAAGACACAAGCTCTCCGAAGACGAAATAAAGAGAATGATAGAAGATGCGAAAAGATACGAAGAACAGGACAAACGTCTCAAAGAAGAAATCGAACTCAAGAACAGAGCAGACGATCTCGCATACAGCGTAGAAAAGACTCTGAAAGAACACGGAGATAAGATACCAGCGGATCTCAAGTCCAGACTTGAAGACATGATCAGAGAACTCAGAGACGCGATAAACAGAAACGACATACCAAAAGTGAAGATGCTCTTCGATGATCTCCAGAAGGAAAGTATGAAGATAGGAGAATACCTCTACAAATCTGCAACTGGTGGAGAAACATCGAACCAGTGA
- a CDS encoding KaiC domain-containing protein, producing MIKKVKTGIPGMDEILHGGIPERNIVLISGGPGTGKTIFSQQFIWNGLQMGEPGIYVALEEHPVQVKKNMEVFGWNVDPFEKEGKFAIVDAFTGGIGEYAEKEKYVVKDIDDVRELAEVLKRAVKETQAKRVVIDSVTTLYITKPAMARSIIFQLKRILSGLGCTSLFVSQVSVTEKGFGGPGVEHGVDGIIRLDLDEIDGELKRSLIVWKMRGTSHSMRRHPFEITDKGIVIHPSEGGEEK from the coding sequence ATGATCAAGAAGGTCAAGACGGGAATTCCGGGGATGGACGAAATCCTTCACGGCGGAATTCCTGAGAGAAACATCGTGCTCATCTCTGGAGGACCCGGTACCGGAAAGACGATCTTCTCTCAGCAGTTCATATGGAACGGACTTCAGATGGGGGAACCCGGCATCTATGTTGCACTCGAGGAACACCCCGTTCAGGTGAAGAAAAACATGGAAGTTTTCGGCTGGAACGTTGATCCTTTTGAGAAGGAAGGAAAGTTCGCCATAGTGGACGCGTTCACTGGTGGAATCGGTGAATATGCCGAGAAAGAAAAATACGTCGTAAAAGACATAGACGATGTCAGAGAGCTCGCCGAAGTGCTGAAGAGAGCGGTGAAGGAAACACAGGCAAAAAGAGTTGTGATCGATTCTGTAACCACTCTCTATATCACGAAACCCGCAATGGCAAGAAGTATTATCTTCCAGCTCAAGAGAATACTCTCCGGTCTTGGATGTACATCGCTCTTTGTGAGTCAGGTGTCAGTCACTGAGAAGGGATTCGGAGGTCCTGGTGTTGAACACGGAGTGGACGGTATCATCAGACTGGATCTTGATGAAATCGATGGAGAGCTCAAAAGAAGTTTGATCGTCTGGAAGATGAGAGGAACGTCTCACTCGATGAGGAGGCATCCGTTCGAAATAACCGATAAAGGAATCGTCATACATCCTTCGGAGGGGGGTGAAGAAAAATGA
- a CDS encoding MFS transporter, with product MFFLTNVFRSMGTMSFNLLIQLRMKEIGATLFMIGLLSSLQGAMNTFSNVFWGRISDKIGKRKVFIILSLVLASAFYPLYAVINVPSAFLFVSMIIAFFNGMYPPAAMALSSTAKRMSLGFSLYNSSNSLGMLLSRISIGFLLMFMDLKLAFVFFSIVVAVSVIPALGLKEEKIQKKKEEDFHFGRKVMEHGIWALYLGSLLRQMGTSGSMSLIAVYLNERFHYSASTIGFVTAVNPLIQIPSHFFFGKLVEKTDPKFISVLGIFMSSLVPFLMMIPENWAPVLAYAFLGASFGAFINGSNNFLGRRFHYLQRGRALGLLSSARFLGATIGPFLAGLLAEKSYSLMFSTLGLAVLSGGIVVLLFTKDGD from the coding sequence ATGTTCTTTCTCACCAATGTTTTTCGTTCTATGGGCACCATGAGTTTCAATCTTCTGATACAGCTTCGCATGAAAGAAATAGGAGCAACTCTCTTTATGATAGGGCTCCTTTCCAGTTTGCAAGGGGCAATGAACACCTTTTCTAACGTTTTCTGGGGAAGAATTTCGGACAAAATTGGGAAAAGAAAGGTATTCATCATATTGAGCCTCGTTCTAGCATCTGCTTTTTATCCTCTGTACGCGGTCATAAACGTTCCCTCTGCTTTTCTGTTCGTCTCTATGATCATAGCGTTCTTCAACGGAATGTATCCTCCCGCTGCCATGGCGCTCAGCAGCACTGCAAAGAGAATGTCACTTGGATTTTCACTTTACAACTCTTCAAATTCACTTGGGATGCTTCTGAGCAGGATTTCCATAGGTTTTCTGCTGATGTTCATGGATCTGAAACTCGCTTTTGTTTTCTTTTCGATAGTCGTGGCAGTATCCGTGATTCCTGCTCTCGGGTTGAAAGAAGAGAAGATCCAAAAGAAGAAAGAGGAAGACTTTCATTTTGGAAGGAAGGTAATGGAGCATGGAATCTGGGCACTGTACCTGGGGAGTCTCTTGAGGCAGATGGGAACTTCCGGCTCCATGTCACTGATAGCTGTCTATCTAAACGAAAGATTTCATTATAGTGCTTCAACGATAGGTTTCGTCACGGCTGTGAATCCACTCATCCAGATACCATCACATTTTTTCTTTGGAAAACTCGTTGAAAAAACAGATCCGAAATTCATAAGTGTTCTAGGCATTTTCATGTCTTCACTGGTTCCCTTTCTCATGATGATACCTGAGAACTGGGCACCAGTGCTGGCTTATGCCTTTTTGGGAGCGAGTTTTGGAGCTTTCATCAACGGATCGAACAATTTTCTTGGAAGAAGATTCCACTACCTTCAGAGGGGAAGAGCACTTGGTCTTTTGAGCTCTGCCAGATTTCTTGGAGCAACCATCGGACCTTTCCTGGCGGGATTGCTCGCAGAAAAGTCTTACTCTCTTATGTTTTCGACACTGGGTCTTGCTGTGCTTTCAGGAGGAATAGTGGTTCTTCTGTTCACAAAAGACGGGGATTGA
- a CDS encoding efflux RND transporter permease subunit, with translation MKIAEISSRRPIAIFMLLTAVVFLGFISFQHLKLDLLPQIEYPYAVVITTYMGAGTEEVEELVTKPLEGYISSTPGVRRFTSMSMDSVSFILVEFDWNVKTSEAVGRLSRYVDLATRDLPEGANPVVVEFDPSLLPVYAFSTEDDYEDVVSKIKRLPEVASVELMGKPEKIVEVILDQEKIKRFDVDPSLIETILSGNLVYPFGYVSDSEGNIYPVSVDGRFENIEDLKNTIVGFRGVKYQSLLQGKVPNILVPVRLRNIAEVNITNESVQGEVRVNGKKASLIAIYKRSGANTVKTVREIKRILRDSKINYIEAMNQAYYTERAIDNLLKNLLYGFIAAFVVVLIFLKDFTSTIVTSFSIPLSLTITFVLLYAFGLNLDTLTLGGLIMALGMLVDNSIVVFENIYRHRSLGDPIPDAARKGAGEVWLAILASTLTTVSVFLPIVFFTGFVVRLFKYFAIAFVFALSSSLFVSTVVVPAGTRWIKPRRGKLTEALQKHYRKALEWCLKRKKLVLVISFALVAISVIYLLSKPLGFLPSFQTNLMVIDVKLPSQSSYEKTTEAVEQIEDYLNKHRNEYKISSFYSEVGITNIYSQIMGRGQNEARIMVNLGGSRREFAKNREKLKNAISQLNIPEAKIEVLEQSQQIYEILGYPVTIEVRGDDLSLIQEKAKEIFERLRELQEVKKIQIRNSFEKEVLHVKIDRNKALMNGVVTGQVFLDLQTYLLGKKIGTLRTEEGTLPIVLKKAKSLSPEDLSKISLTGLKGDVSLGAVSNISRETLPSIVEHSDGERVVYVDLVSIEGSIGEVAKKVENLLNEIDLSGVKVEITGQKSFMDEAFSELQYVVYIAIALVYMILAAQFESFTLPFIIFFTIPFAVVGVAFAVFVNGYSLNVPVLVGLLTLSGTVVNNAIVMLTRIEQIRQEKGLLEATLEGAQSRLRPILMTTFTTIVALLPTALSHAEGSEIESPISWVVIFGMLISMLFTLFVIPVIYTAIRRKVRV, from the coding sequence GTGAAGATCGCGGAAATCTCTTCGAGAAGACCCATAGCCATCTTTATGCTGTTGACAGCTGTTGTCTTCCTTGGTTTCATTTCGTTTCAGCATCTCAAGCTGGATCTTCTTCCTCAGATAGAGTACCCTTACGCTGTTGTTATAACCACGTACATGGGAGCGGGCACGGAAGAAGTCGAAGAACTCGTAACCAAACCTCTTGAAGGGTACATTTCCTCAACTCCGGGTGTTAGAAGGTTCACCTCCATGTCGATGGATTCCGTTTCTTTCATCCTCGTCGAGTTCGACTGGAATGTGAAAACCTCCGAAGCCGTTGGAAGACTCTCAAGGTACGTAGATCTTGCCACTCGCGACCTGCCAGAGGGTGCGAATCCTGTGGTCGTAGAGTTCGATCCTTCCTTACTTCCCGTGTATGCTTTCTCAACGGAAGATGACTACGAAGATGTCGTGTCGAAAATCAAAAGACTGCCGGAAGTCGCCAGTGTAGAATTGATGGGAAAACCAGAAAAAATCGTCGAGGTTATACTTGATCAGGAGAAAATAAAACGGTTCGATGTTGATCCTTCGTTGATAGAGACCATCCTTTCAGGGAATCTCGTTTACCCGTTCGGCTATGTGAGCGATTCTGAAGGAAACATTTACCCCGTTTCCGTCGATGGCCGGTTTGAGAACATAGAAGATCTCAAAAACACAATCGTTGGTTTCAGGGGAGTGAAATACCAGTCCCTTCTGCAGGGTAAGGTACCGAACATACTCGTTCCCGTGAGATTGAGAAACATAGCCGAGGTTAATATAACGAACGAAAGCGTTCAGGGAGAAGTCAGGGTCAACGGAAAGAAGGCTTCTCTCATCGCTATCTACAAAAGAAGCGGTGCGAACACCGTCAAAACTGTCCGTGAAATAAAGAGGATACTGAGAGATTCCAAAATAAATTACATAGAGGCCATGAACCAGGCTTATTACACTGAAAGAGCGATCGACAATCTTCTCAAGAATCTTCTCTACGGCTTCATCGCGGCTTTCGTGGTGGTTTTGATCTTTTTGAAGGATTTCACGTCAACCATCGTCACTTCGTTTTCCATTCCGCTGTCCCTCACGATCACCTTTGTTCTTCTTTACGCCTTCGGCTTGAACCTCGACACGCTCACGCTGGGCGGTCTCATCATGGCACTGGGAATGCTGGTGGACAATTCCATAGTCGTGTTTGAGAACATATACCGCCATCGCTCCCTCGGTGATCCAATACCGGACGCTGCGAGAAAAGGTGCGGGAGAGGTGTGGCTGGCGATTCTTGCTTCCACACTCACAACCGTTTCTGTTTTTCTTCCCATAGTGTTCTTCACAGGTTTTGTAGTGAGACTGTTCAAGTATTTCGCCATTGCGTTCGTCTTCGCACTTTCTTCTTCGCTGTTCGTATCTACAGTCGTCGTTCCAGCGGGTACAAGGTGGATAAAGCCAAGAAGGGGAAAACTCACCGAAGCACTGCAAAAGCATTATCGGAAGGCATTGGAATGGTGTTTGAAGAGAAAGAAACTGGTCCTGGTGATTTCTTTTGCTCTGGTTGCAATCTCCGTGATTTACCTTCTTTCGAAACCTCTGGGTTTTCTCCCGTCTTTCCAGACGAATCTCATGGTGATAGATGTGAAACTTCCCTCTCAGTCGTCTTATGAAAAAACCACCGAAGCTGTAGAGCAAATAGAAGATTACCTGAACAAACACAGAAACGAGTACAAAATCTCTTCTTTCTACTCGGAAGTTGGAATAACGAATATCTACTCTCAAATAATGGGAAGGGGACAGAACGAAGCAAGAATAATGGTGAACCTCGGAGGAAGCAGGAGGGAATTCGCGAAAAACAGAGAGAAACTGAAGAATGCCATCTCCCAGCTGAATATTCCAGAAGCGAAAATAGAAGTTCTTGAGCAATCACAGCAGATATACGAAATTCTGGGCTATCCTGTGACGATCGAAGTGAGAGGAGATGATCTTTCTCTGATACAGGAAAAAGCAAAAGAAATCTTCGAGCGTTTAAGGGAACTGCAGGAAGTCAAAAAGATTCAGATAAGAAATTCCTTTGAAAAGGAAGTCCTTCATGTGAAAATAGACCGGAACAAAGCCCTCATGAACGGTGTGGTGACAGGCCAGGTCTTTTTGGATCTCCAGACCTACCTTCTCGGGAAGAAAATCGGAACACTGAGAACGGAAGAAGGAACACTTCCCATCGTTTTGAAAAAGGCAAAATCTCTATCTCCCGAAGACTTATCGAAGATTTCGCTTACTGGTCTCAAAGGGGATGTCTCTCTTGGTGCAGTTTCAAACATATCGAGGGAAACACTTCCTTCTATAGTGGAACACTCCGATGGAGAACGTGTTGTTTACGTAGATCTGGTGAGTATAGAAGGTTCGATCGGCGAAGTTGCAAAGAAAGTAGAAAATCTTCTAAATGAAATTGATCTTTCTGGTGTAAAAGTGGAAATCACCGGACAGAAAAGTTTCATGGACGAAGCGTTTTCGGAGCTTCAGTATGTTGTTTACATAGCGATCGCACTCGTATACATGATTCTCGCTGCGCAGTTCGAGTCTTTCACACTGCCTTTCATTATATTCTTCACCATACCCTTCGCTGTCGTTGGGGTTGCCTTCGCGGTTTTCGTGAACGGATACTCACTGAATGTACCCGTTCTTGTTGGTCTTCTCACCCTTTCGGGAACGGTTGTGAACAACGCCATCGTGATGCTGACAAGAATAGAACAGATAAGACAGGAAAAAGGTCTCTTAGAGGCCACACTTGAAGGTGCTCAGAGCAGGTTGAGACCCATCCTGATGACCACCTTCACCACGATCGTTGCGCTTCTACCAACTGCACTTAGCCACGCAGAAGGATCGGAAATAGAGTCTCCAATATCGTGGGTGGTGATCTTTGGAATGCTTATATCCATGCTGTTCACTTTGTTTGTGATCCCTGTGATCTACACTGCGATCAGAAGAAAAGTCAGAGTATAG
- the argR gene encoding arginine repressor → MKISKKRRQELIRKIIHEKKISNQFQIVEELKKYGIKAVQPTVARDLKEIGAVKIMDESGNYVYKLLDETPVIDPWKELKRNFKSFVESIDRAGNLIVIKTIPGTASGIARVIDRLDIDEIVGTLAGDDTIFVAVRDPESCEKIVEKLSSIL, encoded by the coding sequence TTGAAAATTTCAAAGAAGAGAAGACAGGAACTGATAAGGAAGATTATACATGAGAAAAAAATAAGTAATCAATTCCAGATCGTAGAAGAACTGAAAAAATATGGAATAAAAGCTGTTCAACCGACCGTCGCTCGAGATCTGAAAGAGATAGGTGCCGTGAAGATCATGGACGAGAGCGGAAACTACGTGTACAAACTTCTCGATGAAACCCCTGTGATCGATCCATGGAAAGAGCTGAAAAGAAACTTCAAATCCTTCGTTGAGAGTATAGACAGGGCAGGGAATCTCATCGTCATAAAGACGATACCAGGTACCGCAAGCGGTATCGCTCGGGTTATAGACAGACTCGACATAGACGAGATAGTGGGCACTCTCGCAGGAGACGATACCATATTCGTTGCTGTGCGCGATCCAGAAAGCTGTGAGAAGATAGTTGAGAAGCTCTCATCTATACTCTGA
- a CDS encoding sulfite exporter TauE/SafE family protein, giving the protein MIVLVFLGGILAGFLNVLAGGGSMITLPILTALGLGIDVANGTNRIAIILQNLVAIERFKAKKVLKIKEAILVALPAIVGAILGSSIAVQIEKEMLQKIVGVIFLVMAVSLVWKPRIWLEDRFVKRNWVLIYIVFFLIGIYGGFIQAGVGFLLMPAIALLLGYELVKTNAVKVFIVASYNIISLVIFILNGKVNFLYGFILALGNMTGAWLAATFSIKKGANWVRWIVFTAVIVVGIRYVFN; this is encoded by the coding sequence GTGATCGTTCTTGTGTTCCTTGGGGGTATCCTCGCGGGCTTTTTAAATGTTCTTGCAGGTGGTGGCTCAATGATCACACTTCCTATCTTAACTGCTCTGGGACTCGGAATAGATGTTGCAAACGGAACAAACAGGATCGCCATAATACTTCAAAATCTTGTGGCAATTGAAAGGTTCAAAGCCAAGAAGGTTTTGAAAATAAAAGAAGCGATTCTTGTTGCTTTGCCGGCCATAGTGGGAGCGATTCTGGGAAGCTCCATAGCGGTTCAGATAGAAAAAGAGATGCTTCAGAAAATCGTAGGTGTTATCTTCCTCGTTATGGCCGTTTCTCTTGTCTGGAAACCCAGAATCTGGCTTGAGGATAGATTCGTCAAAAGAAACTGGGTTCTCATATACATCGTCTTTTTTCTGATCGGTATCTACGGTGGGTTCATTCAAGCGGGGGTCGGTTTTCTTCTCATGCCTGCGATCGCTCTTCTTCTTGGATACGAACTGGTCAAAACAAACGCTGTAAAAGTCTTCATCGTGGCTTCTTACAATATAATCTCACTTGTGATCTTCATTCTGAACGGAAAGGTGAACTTCCTCTACGGTTTCATTCTCGCTCTTGGGAATATGACTGGTGCGTGGCTCGCTGCCACTTTCTCCATCAAAAAAGGTGCAAATTGGGTGAGATGGATCGTCTTTACAGCAGTAATCGTGGTTGGAATAAGATACGTTTTTAATTAA
- a CDS encoding Hsp20/alpha crystallin family protein: MLLGRREDIFRPFRELQREIDRLFDDFFRTEVRPAKEFFAPDMDVYETDDEVVIEVEIPGIDRKDVKITVEENILKISGEKKLEREQKGKNYYYVERSAGKFERAIRLPDYVDVEKIKAEYKNGVLTIRVPKKEERKKKVIEVEVQE; encoded by the coding sequence ATGCTCCTTGGAAGAAGAGAAGACATCTTCAGGCCGTTCAGGGAACTCCAGAGGGAGATCGACAGGCTCTTCGATGACTTCTTCAGGACGGAGGTCAGACCCGCTAAGGAGTTCTTTGCACCAGACATGGATGTGTACGAAACAGACGATGAAGTAGTGATAGAAGTAGAAATCCCAGGCATAGACAGAAAAGACGTCAAAATAACGGTTGAAGAGAACATTTTGAAGATCTCTGGTGAAAAGAAACTCGAAAGAGAACAGAAAGGCAAAAACTATTACTACGTTGAAAGAAGCGCTGGAAAATTCGAAAGGGCAATCAGACTCCCAGACTACGTTGACGTAGAAAAGATCAAAGCAGAGTACAAGAACGGTGTTCTCACGATAAGGGTACCAAAGAAAGAAGAAAGGAAGAAGAAAGTGATCGAGGTGGAAGTTCAAGAGTAA